A genomic region of Cotesia glomerata isolate CgM1 linkage group LG9, MPM_Cglom_v2.3, whole genome shotgun sequence contains the following coding sequences:
- the LOC123271890 gene encoding dorsal-ventral patterning protein tolloid-like isoform X1: protein MLYSTNKFARDRSKNTITPLKTEDIEITKIGRYEQLSAIDINGANRLYNCSECRQLIESDSGVFNVVKDLNSSTSITKHCEWRMVGAPGERVIFHISSWSVPDTVGCRTNYLRVKDDFITPGWNIIEDVCGEGGLEEVASEASQLLITYHTNTLNSKYFGFTGNFRKVCRGDIDIVDEEKEYYLEFPGFPYQYTANKYCVWYPNASPNRKIILKFDYFQLEASENCKNDYIEIRKGNYYYSPLIGKYCINTSLEEIWYRRNTL from the exons atgcTTTATTCGACGAATAAGTTTGCACGTGACCGATCTAAGAACACCATAACTCCTTTGAAAACCGAAGATATTGAAATCACCAAAATTGGCAGATACGAACAATTGAGTGCTATCGACATCAATGGTGCAAATCGGCTCTACAATTGTTCTG AATGTAGACAGTTGATTGAGAGTGATAGTGGAGTATTTAATGTAGTCAAGGATCTAAATTCTTCTACAAGTATAACAAAACACTGTGAATGGAGAATGGTGGGGGCGCCTGGTGAACGAGTTATTTTCCATATTTCATCTTGGAGTGTTCCTGATACTGTGGGCTGTCGGACTAATTATTTGCGAGTCAAAGATGACTTTATAACACCTGGGTGGAATATAATAGA GGATGTATGTGGAGAAGGCGGTTTGGAAGAGGTAGCTTCTGAAGCTAGCCAATTGCTCATTACGTACCACACGAACACTTTGAACAGTAAATACTTTGGTTTCACTGGAAACTTTAGAAAAGTTTGCAGAGGTGATATAGATATCGTAGATGAGGAAAAGGaatattatttagaatttCCAGGCTTTCCGTATCAGTATACAGCTAACAAATATTGCGTTTGGTATCCGAACGCATCAcctaatagaaaaattattttaaaatttgattattttcaacTTGAGGCATCTGAAAACTGTAAGAATGATTACATCGAGATTCGAAAaggcaattattattattcaccGCTTATTGGGAAATATTGCATTAATACCAGCCTAGAAGAGATTTGGTATAGAAGAAATACTTTATAA
- the LOC123271890 gene encoding dorsal-ventral patterning protein tolloid-like isoform X2, with the protein MLYSTNKFARDRSKNTITPLKTEDIEITKIGRYEQLSAIDINGANRLYNCSECRQLIESDSGVFNVVKDLNSSTSITKHCEWRMVGAPGERVIFHISSWSVPDTVGCRTNYLRVKDDFITPGWNIIVDVCGEGGLEEVASEASQLLITYHTNTLNSKYFGFTGNFRKVCRGDIDIVDEEKEYYLEFPGFPYQYTANKYCVWYPNASPNRKIILKFDYFQLEASENCKNDYIEIRKGNYYYSPLIGKYCINTSLEEIWYRRNTL; encoded by the exons atgcTTTATTCGACGAATAAGTTTGCACGTGACCGATCTAAGAACACCATAACTCCTTTGAAAACCGAAGATATTGAAATCACCAAAATTGGCAGATACGAACAATTGAGTGCTATCGACATCAATGGTGCAAATCGGCTCTACAATTGTTCTG AATGTAGACAGTTGATTGAGAGTGATAGTGGAGTATTTAATGTAGTCAAGGATCTAAATTCTTCTACAAGTATAACAAAACACTGTGAATGGAGAATGGTGGGGGCGCCTGGTGAACGAGTTATTTTCCATATTTCATCTTGGAGTGTTCCTGATACTGTGGGCTGTCGGACTAATTATTTGCGAGTCAAAGATGACTTTATAACACCTGGGTGGAATATAAT AGTGGATGTATGTGGAGAAGGCGGTTTGGAAGAGGTAGCTTCTGAAGCTAGCCAATTGCTCATTACGTACCACACGAACACTTTGAACAGTAAATACTTTGGTTTCACTGGAAACTTTAGAAAAGTTTGCAGAGGTGATATAGATATCGTAGATGAGGAAAAGGaatattatttagaatttCCAGGCTTTCCGTATCAGTATACAGCTAACAAATATTGCGTTTGGTATCCGAACGCATCAcctaatagaaaaattattttaaaatttgattattttcaacTTGAGGCATCTGAAAACTGTAAGAATGATTACATCGAGATTCGAAAaggcaattattattattcaccGCTTATTGGGAAATATTGCATTAATACCAGCCTAGAAGAGATTTGGTATAGAAGAAATACTTTATAA